A part of Myxococcus landrumus genomic DNA contains:
- a CDS encoding sensor domain-containing diguanylate cyclase, whose product MTSLSAFPSPGKLLRHVVRLIPAVAGIVTFIHLARGGFRGLHTLGWTEAALVLCLLVGIAVAAWRRAMRGSVGAVIDLRDDLELGGGLVAAGFIVVAIGGGELFPIVYLLMAFLVAFLPRNAGLTLLGVALVFDALVTLGGPVPNAASFATHSAFLILFACLYHLVLASRIAVARRAENDAVQKRIREVEERARTFRLVSSGTHDSFSGMSSDEKWLVASVKEIEGAVQAALEIAETGLRTHTCAAFLLASDDRSLKLYDCRSGSERVHRDRFGAGEGIIGGVLKRRAPVRMNSPQGLKGVTYYEGGGPAVQALLAVPIIEGSGLVRGVLVADRLGNEPFSDQDEKLLTTIAGEVLRSIEVERVMTYIRKTRDEKDRFFRAIEELNRAGSPEQVFAAVLESTRQLAGLDFCAVTLVSEVDGKRMHRVARMTGVTAQGKALEGRSFPDNNGLVSNVVRYGAPLPGRDLKAMNQQIIFDDETQIRGLGALKIFPLVAGDRILGTLVAGSRKKANFEQDVLRMIEVIAIQAAQAVLRAQLYEQMERMATTDGLTGLYNHRTFQTKADEILAQARRYQRKCSVVLTDVDHFKSVNDTYGHPTGDQVLKGVARIIKSMARDTDIVARYGGEEFVIVMPETDAKGAYTISERIREAVKAEVFQTEMGPLKITMSLGIATFPDNGMEKQQLIDLADQCLYHSKRNGRNQSVTVAIMQGGRKLQAVEA is encoded by the coding sequence ATGACGTCGCTGAGCGCGTTTCCGTCGCCCGGGAAGTTGCTGCGTCATGTCGTGCGGTTGATTCCCGCCGTGGCGGGCATCGTCACGTTCATCCACCTGGCGCGCGGAGGCTTCCGCGGTCTGCACACGCTGGGGTGGACGGAGGCCGCGCTGGTGCTGTGCCTGCTGGTGGGCATCGCCGTGGCGGCGTGGCGCCGCGCCATGCGGGGCTCGGTGGGCGCGGTCATCGACCTGCGCGATGACCTGGAGCTGGGCGGCGGGCTGGTGGCCGCCGGTTTCATCGTCGTGGCCATCGGGGGAGGGGAGCTCTTCCCCATCGTCTACCTGTTGATGGCGTTCCTGGTGGCCTTCCTGCCTCGCAACGCGGGGCTCACGCTCCTGGGCGTGGCGCTGGTGTTCGACGCGCTGGTGACGCTGGGCGGGCCGGTGCCGAACGCCGCGAGCTTCGCGACGCACTCGGCGTTCCTCATCCTCTTCGCGTGCCTCTACCACCTGGTGCTGGCCTCCCGCATCGCGGTGGCGCGCCGCGCGGAGAACGACGCGGTGCAGAAGCGCATCCGCGAGGTGGAGGAGCGTGCGCGCACCTTCCGGCTGGTGAGCTCCGGCACGCACGACAGCTTCAGCGGCATGAGCTCCGACGAGAAGTGGCTGGTGGCGTCGGTGAAGGAGATTGAAGGCGCGGTGCAGGCCGCGCTGGAGATCGCCGAGACGGGCCTTCGCACGCACACCTGCGCGGCGTTCCTGCTGGCCTCCGACGACCGGAGCCTCAAGCTCTACGACTGCCGTTCCGGCTCCGAGCGCGTGCATCGCGACCGCTTCGGCGCGGGCGAGGGCATCATCGGGGGCGTGCTGAAGCGCCGCGCGCCGGTGCGGATGAACTCCCCGCAGGGCCTCAAGGGTGTGACGTACTACGAGGGTGGTGGCCCCGCGGTGCAGGCGCTGCTGGCGGTCCCCATCATCGAGGGCAGCGGCCTGGTGCGCGGCGTGCTCGTGGCGGACCGGCTGGGCAACGAGCCGTTCAGCGACCAGGACGAGAAGCTGCTGACGACCATCGCTGGCGAGGTGCTGCGCTCCATCGAGGTCGAGCGGGTGATGACGTACATCCGCAAGACGCGCGACGAGAAGGACCGGTTCTTCCGCGCCATCGAGGAGCTCAACCGCGCGGGAAGCCCCGAGCAGGTCTTCGCGGCGGTGCTGGAGAGCACGCGTCAGCTCGCGGGGCTGGACTTCTGCGCGGTGACGCTGGTGTCGGAAGTGGACGGCAAGCGGATGCACCGCGTGGCGCGGATGACGGGCGTCACGGCGCAGGGCAAGGCGCTGGAGGGGCGCTCGTTCCCGGACAACAACGGCCTGGTCTCCAACGTGGTGCGCTACGGCGCGCCGCTGCCGGGGCGGGACCTCAAGGCGATGAACCAGCAGATCATTTTCGATGACGAGACGCAGATTCGCGGGCTCGGCGCGCTGAAGATCTTCCCGCTGGTGGCGGGTGACCGCATCCTGGGCACGCTGGTGGCGGGCTCGCGCAAGAAGGCGAACTTCGAGCAGGACGTGCTGCGGATGATCGAGGTCATCGCCATCCAGGCGGCGCAGGCGGTGTTGCGCGCGCAGCTCTACGAGCAGATGGAGCGGATGGCGACGACGGACGGCCTCACGGGCCTGTACAACCACCGCACCTTCCAGACGAAGGCGGACGAAATCCTGGCCCAGGCGCGCCGCTACCAGCGCAAGTGCTCCGTCGTCCTCACGGACGTGGACCACTTCAAGAGCGTCAACGACACCTACGGCCACCCGACGGGCGACCAGGTGCTCAAGGGCGTGGCGCGCATCATCAAGTCGATGGCCCGCGACACGGACATCGTCGCCCGCTACGGCGGCGAGGAGTTCGTCATCGTCATGCCGGAGACGGACGCCAAGGGCGCCTACACCATCTCCGAGCGGATTCGCGAAGCGGTGAAGGCGGAGGTCTTCCAGACCGAGATGGGGCCGCTGAAGATCACCATGTCGCTGGGCATCGCCACCTTCCCGGACAACGGGATGGAGAAGCAGCAGCTCATCGACCTGGCGGACCAGTGCCTCTACCACTCGAAGCGCAACGGCCGGAACCAGTCCGTCACCGTGGCCATCATGCAGGGCGGCCGGAAGCTCCAGGCGGTGGAGGCGTAG
- a CDS encoding class I SAM-dependent methyltransferase, with the protein MPPVPLAVTTSTKVDDVQVQEARTVAERWGLPFLRRRAKEGIASWLGTKTEALIVVGGDGVTLWEPEGSFGFAAGMAHLRRMRLRAGDPDTFVKVAELSPGDSVLDCTLGLGQDALVASLAVGPSGRVVGLEKSLALCVVVAEGLRRYERGADSCLVDAQHADAHEYLKTLPSRSFDVVFFDPMFAKPKKAQPAFEVLRRFAEHAPLTPEALEEGRRVARRWVVVKGARYTDDLRKLGLTPEPLSRFSDVAWGRVAAASRS; encoded by the coding sequence ATGCCTCCCGTGCCGCTCGCCGTGACCACCAGCACCAAGGTGGATGATGTCCAGGTTCAAGAGGCTCGGACGGTCGCGGAGCGCTGGGGCCTGCCATTCCTGCGTCGCCGCGCCAAGGAAGGCATCGCCTCCTGGCTGGGGACGAAGACAGAGGCCTTGATTGTCGTGGGCGGTGACGGCGTGACGCTGTGGGAGCCCGAGGGCTCCTTCGGCTTCGCCGCGGGCATGGCGCACTTGAGGCGGATGCGGCTTCGCGCGGGGGATCCGGACACGTTCGTGAAGGTGGCGGAGCTGAGCCCTGGTGATTCGGTGCTCGATTGCACGTTGGGGCTCGGGCAGGACGCGCTGGTGGCGTCGCTGGCCGTGGGTCCTTCCGGGCGGGTCGTCGGCTTGGAGAAGAGCCTCGCGCTCTGCGTCGTCGTGGCCGAAGGCCTGCGACGGTATGAGCGAGGGGCGGACTCCTGTCTCGTGGACGCCCAGCACGCGGACGCGCACGAGTACCTGAAGACGCTGCCGTCGCGGTCCTTCGACGTGGTGTTCTTCGACCCGATGTTCGCCAAGCCGAAGAAGGCGCAGCCGGCCTTCGAGGTCCTTCGCCGCTTCGCGGAGCACGCCCCCCTCACGCCCGAGGCGCTGGAGGAGGGAAGGCGGGTGGCACGCCGTTGGGTGGTGGTGAAGGGCGCTCGCTACACCGACGACCTGCGCAAACTGGGGCTCACCCCGGAGCCCCTCTCTCGCTTCTCGGATGTCGCCTGGGGGCGCGTCGCCGCCGCCTCCAGGTCGTGA
- a CDS encoding Fur family transcriptional regulator, translated as MQGHDHEEIKDKDEVLARYMAQHGLKSTRQRSLIIDTFFSVGGHLSVEELWNKVREQDAKVSVATVYRTMKLLNECGLAHARNFGDGQTRYEAAAGRDHHDHLICTRCGTIVEFENDRIETLQDAVARKHGFTVTSHKMELYGLCRECQRSGARASEA; from the coding sequence ATGCAGGGCCACGACCACGAAGAAATCAAGGACAAGGACGAGGTGCTCGCCCGCTACATGGCCCAGCACGGCCTGAAGAGCACGCGGCAGCGCAGCCTCATCATCGACACCTTCTTCTCCGTCGGAGGACACCTGTCGGTGGAGGAGCTGTGGAACAAGGTCCGTGAGCAGGACGCGAAGGTGTCCGTGGCGACCGTCTACCGGACCATGAAGCTGCTCAACGAGTGTGGCCTGGCCCATGCCCGCAACTTCGGCGACGGGCAGACGCGCTACGAGGCCGCGGCCGGTCGAGACCACCACGACCACCTCATCTGCACCCGGTGCGGCACCATCGTCGAGTTCGAGAATGATCGCATCGAGACGCTGCAAGACGCGGTGGCTCGCAAGCACGGCTTCACGGTGACGTCGCACAAGATGGAGCTGTACGGGCTGTGCCGGGAATGTCAGCGCTCGGGTGCCCGGGCCTCGGAAGCGTGA
- a CDS encoding FmdB family zinc ribbon protein encodes MPIYEYACQNCQKIIDVLQKISDPTPAACTACGAEGSLTKVVSRSSFVLKGGGWYSDLYSSTKKDGSSSSPSASSGSSSSSSSSSSTPASTASSTPSTPAPAAASGDKS; translated from the coding sequence ATGCCCATCTACGAGTACGCCTGCCAGAACTGCCAGAAGATCATCGACGTGCTGCAGAAGATCTCCGACCCGACGCCGGCTGCCTGCACCGCCTGCGGCGCGGAGGGGTCCCTGACCAAGGTCGTCAGCCGCTCCAGCTTCGTCCTCAAGGGCGGCGGCTGGTACTCCGACCTGTACAGCTCCACGAAGAAGGACGGCTCGTCGTCCTCCCCGAGCGCGAGCAGCGGCTCGTCGTCGTCCTCGTCGAGCTCGAGCAGCACGCCCGCCTCGACGGCGTCGAGCACCCCCAGCACCCCGGCACCCGCCGCGGCGTCGGGCGACAAGAGCTAG
- a CDS encoding TlpA family protein disulfide reductase, protein MSPAARALACVLLLALAGCRGTRPVDAGPAFLQSLALPSVGPTPHEVRKLVGKVVLVSFFATWCFPCLAEMPTLEALQRDHGPQGFQVVAVGMDLEGAKVLQPFANHYAPRYPVLVASEWVIAGRSAFGPIKGLPTTVLLDRHGRAVAAWQGVESHSKLNEAIEKLLKQD, encoded by the coding sequence ATGAGCCCCGCCGCGCGAGCCTTGGCGTGTGTCCTGCTGCTCGCGCTCGCGGGGTGTCGCGGGACGCGGCCCGTGGATGCCGGGCCGGCCTTCCTCCAGTCGCTGGCCCTGCCGTCGGTGGGGCCCACGCCGCACGAGGTCCGCAAGCTCGTGGGCAAGGTCGTCCTGGTCTCTTTCTTCGCGACGTGGTGCTTCCCGTGTCTGGCGGAGATGCCCACGCTCGAGGCGCTCCAGCGGGACCACGGCCCCCAGGGGTTCCAGGTGGTGGCGGTGGGCATGGACCTGGAGGGCGCCAAGGTCCTCCAGCCGTTCGCCAACCACTACGCGCCGCGCTACCCCGTGCTCGTCGCGTCGGAGTGGGTGATTGCCGGCCGCAGCGCCTTTGGCCCCATCAAGGGACTGCCCACCACGGTCCTGCTGGATCGCCATGGTCGCGCGGTGGCGGCGTGGCAGGGGGTCGAGAGTCACTCCAAGCTGAACGAGGCCATCGAGAAGCTGCTGAAGCAGGACTGA
- a CDS encoding FtsB family cell division protein — protein MTARRKLLVVAVGVAGALSLLSVADAKGFRRYLSLRQDVDSLQQRNTSLADQNEALRQEIAALRKDPAALERAVREELGYVKPGELVFHLESP, from the coding sequence ATGACGGCGCGCAGAAAGCTCCTGGTGGTGGCGGTAGGTGTGGCGGGGGCCTTGAGCCTGCTGTCAGTGGCGGACGCCAAGGGCTTCCGGCGCTACCTCTCCTTGCGGCAGGACGTGGATTCGCTCCAGCAGCGGAACACCTCGCTGGCCGACCAGAACGAGGCGCTGCGACAGGAGATCGCCGCCTTGCGCAAGGATCCCGCGGCGCTGGAGCGGGCCGTCCGTGAAGAGCTTGGCTACGTGAAGCCGGGCGAGCTCGTCTTTCATCTGGAGTCGCCATGA
- a CDS encoding serine/threonine protein kinase, which yields MSATYRLTGRIESGELAELYEAIQAPSAEVVVKLFHPKTSDPAYALDLAETTRRLQPVRHPGVLHVVDMGVVRQRLAVVREDVDGYLLGTALQRLHTKEVVLPYTVALYIVIQLLEAVHQAHEAGVLHGALTPGNVVLGRNGTPAVCDFGAMSALLAVPQLRKSFAGRGRGTYRAPEVTRGEATSEASDVYSLGAIAYELLTQREPMAPGSGVSTRRSEGLPPPSRLDRRINARLDPIVLRALEPNAARRFRSCAEFANALRNFLSASGGMPGVEDVRRFVNELFPNEVSIASLAAPAFKEPFSLEPISGAEMDNLGAEESEASIVQRAPYSRALTEAEAGADTQEAAPGFEEYRPEEYEQTAAREPEPRAPQAPQEDWAETTQSGGTAMLEQGWEAPPGAAPPKPRRQLVPQGGSVGQGGTRVAARNARMRVVEDFSTPMPPPDDDEEFSVAGRRAAARAKRPPPPVEKGPPTVPDAFPAVMSKGRARDDIAVPAPSSPALPSSKGAPPNTNERKILRTQDRRGRMLAVAGALALVGLSTLLITTSRTEGEAPEPEVAAVPDDAPAFPPPPTPIHPPAPRPKTIAEAPAPAEPESAVEEGADEPVSHAKAPPKAQRGYLSVITNLPAKVYLDGVLISRSTPLKRYPLRIGQHQVRVVALATSEPQEAAIRIQRGKDYQLSVLDFRPLSRR from the coding sequence ATGAGCGCCACCTACCGACTGACGGGACGCATCGAGTCCGGAGAGCTGGCGGAGCTGTACGAGGCCATCCAGGCTCCCTCCGCGGAAGTGGTGGTGAAGCTCTTCCACCCCAAGACGTCCGACCCCGCCTACGCGCTGGACCTGGCCGAGACGACGCGCCGGCTCCAGCCCGTGCGCCATCCCGGCGTCCTCCACGTCGTGGACATGGGCGTGGTGCGCCAGCGGCTCGCGGTGGTGCGCGAGGACGTGGATGGCTACCTGCTGGGGACCGCGCTCCAGCGCCTCCACACGAAGGAGGTCGTGCTTCCGTACACGGTCGCCCTCTACATCGTCATCCAGTTGCTGGAGGCCGTGCATCAAGCGCACGAAGCGGGGGTCCTCCATGGTGCCCTCACGCCCGGCAACGTGGTGTTGGGGCGCAATGGCACGCCCGCGGTCTGTGACTTCGGCGCGATGAGCGCGCTGCTCGCGGTGCCGCAGCTGCGCAAGTCCTTCGCGGGCCGGGGACGAGGCACATACCGCGCTCCCGAGGTGACGCGTGGTGAGGCGACCAGCGAGGCCTCCGATGTCTATTCGCTGGGGGCCATCGCGTACGAGCTGCTCACCCAGCGCGAGCCCATGGCCCCGGGCAGTGGTGTCTCCACGCGCCGCAGCGAGGGACTGCCGCCGCCCAGCCGGTTGGATCGCCGCATCAACGCGCGGTTGGATCCGATTGTCCTGCGCGCGCTGGAGCCCAACGCCGCGCGCCGGTTCCGCTCGTGCGCGGAGTTCGCGAACGCGCTGCGCAACTTCCTCTCCGCCAGCGGCGGCATGCCAGGCGTGGAGGACGTGCGCCGCTTCGTCAACGAGCTGTTCCCCAACGAGGTGAGCATCGCCAGCCTGGCGGCCCCGGCGTTCAAGGAGCCTTTCTCGCTGGAGCCCATCTCCGGCGCGGAGATGGACAACCTGGGCGCCGAGGAGTCCGAGGCCTCCATCGTCCAGCGTGCCCCCTACAGCCGCGCGCTCACCGAGGCGGAGGCTGGCGCGGACACGCAGGAGGCCGCGCCGGGGTTCGAGGAGTATCGCCCGGAAGAGTACGAACAGACCGCCGCCCGAGAGCCCGAGCCGCGCGCGCCCCAGGCGCCCCAGGAAGACTGGGCGGAGACGACCCAGTCCGGGGGAACCGCCATGCTCGAGCAGGGCTGGGAGGCCCCTCCGGGCGCCGCGCCGCCGAAGCCTCGCCGGCAGTTGGTGCCCCAGGGTGGAAGCGTGGGGCAGGGCGGCACCCGGGTCGCCGCGCGAAACGCGAGAATGCGCGTGGTGGAGGACTTCTCCACGCCCATGCCACCACCGGACGACGACGAGGAGTTCTCCGTCGCGGGACGTCGCGCGGCGGCTCGCGCGAAGCGTCCACCCCCGCCGGTGGAGAAGGGCCCTCCGACTGTCCCCGACGCGTTTCCCGCCGTGATGTCGAAGGGGAGGGCTCGCGATGACATCGCGGTGCCCGCGCCGTCGTCGCCCGCGCTCCCGTCCTCCAAGGGCGCGCCCCCGAATACCAACGAGCGGAAGATCCTCCGGACTCAGGACCGCCGTGGACGGATGCTCGCCGTCGCCGGGGCGCTGGCGCTGGTCGGGCTGTCCACGCTCCTCATCACCACCTCCCGGACGGAGGGCGAGGCGCCGGAGCCCGAGGTGGCCGCGGTGCCCGATGACGCCCCGGCGTTTCCGCCTCCGCCCACGCCGATTCATCCTCCGGCGCCACGGCCCAAGACCATCGCCGAGGCCCCGGCGCCGGCCGAGCCCGAGAGCGCCGTCGAGGAAGGGGCGGATGAGCCTGTTTCACACGCGAAGGCGCCGCCCAAGGCCCAACGGGGCTACCTCTCCGTCATCACCAACCTGCCCGCGAAGGTGTATCTCGACGGGGTGCTCATCAGCCGCTCGACACCCCTCAAGCGCTACCCCCTGCGCATCGGACAGCATCAGGTCCGCGTGGTCGCGCTGGCCACGAGTGAGCCGCAGGAAGCCGCCATCCGCATCCAGCGCGGCAAGGACTACCAATTGTCGGTGTTGGACTTCCGCCCCCTGTCTCGACGGTGA
- a CDS encoding HAD-IG family 5'-nucleotidase: MAPTLSPFRPIPGGPSPDPLHGSFRSPLNRARAEAAEQQAQQLLDDEALTRLLTAPREPSRDIVPRAREVFVNRNLRMSGVELIGFDMDYTLAIYHMRRLEQLSFDMTLAKLISEYHYPAMVGHLLYDHHFVMRGLAVDRLNGNILKMDRFGHVGRAYHGLRPLKSEVQRELYRNKRVRLRNPQFAWNDTLFALPETCLFAGIIELLESLGHTVDYGKLYDDIREAIDTVHRDNSLKREVRKDLGRYVFLDPELGPALHKLRSGGKRLFLLTNSAWDYTDAVMKYLLDGQLAEYPSWRNYFDVVVTAAGKPGFFTEARPFLELDTSTEEGRSLGEATSLDRGKVYSGGNLARFEELTGYRGEHILYVGDHIYGDILKSKKSSLWRTCMVVQEIEDEITYTATRQNEIGTLTQMEILRERLDDEVNHHKTLLNVMERRLEREPLSPTERESLDEQRRQLKSELDRMRRALKEATHIADTLEEDVEEGFNPYWGLLFKEGSENSRFGYQVEQYACLYTSRVSNFLHHSPMQYYRSPRDQMPHEQAGALSARLSPMGSEGPPKGAGKD; encoded by the coding sequence GTGGCTCCAACCCTGTCCCCCTTCCGTCCCATCCCGGGCGGGCCCTCTCCGGACCCGCTTCACGGGAGCTTCCGTTCTCCACTCAACCGAGCCCGCGCCGAGGCCGCTGAGCAACAGGCCCAGCAGCTCCTCGACGACGAGGCGTTGACGCGGCTCCTCACCGCGCCCCGCGAGCCCAGCAGGGACATCGTTCCGAGAGCGCGCGAAGTCTTCGTCAACCGCAACCTGCGCATGTCCGGCGTCGAGCTCATCGGCTTCGACATGGACTACACGCTGGCCATCTACCACATGCGCCGGCTGGAGCAGTTGTCGTTCGACATGACGCTGGCCAAGCTCATCAGCGAGTACCACTACCCCGCCATGGTGGGGCACCTGCTCTACGACCATCACTTCGTGATGCGCGGGCTGGCGGTGGACCGGCTGAACGGGAACATCTTGAAGATGGACCGGTTCGGCCACGTGGGCCGCGCCTACCACGGCCTGCGCCCGCTGAAGTCCGAGGTGCAGCGGGAGCTGTACCGCAACAAGCGCGTGCGGCTGCGCAACCCCCAGTTCGCCTGGAACGACACGCTCTTCGCGCTGCCGGAGACGTGCCTGTTCGCGGGCATCATCGAGCTGCTGGAGTCGCTGGGCCACACGGTGGACTACGGCAAGCTCTACGATGACATCCGCGAGGCCATCGACACGGTGCACCGGGACAACTCGCTCAAGCGCGAGGTGCGCAAGGACTTGGGGCGCTACGTGTTCCTGGACCCGGAGCTCGGGCCCGCGCTTCACAAGCTGCGCTCGGGTGGCAAGCGGCTCTTCCTGCTGACGAACTCCGCGTGGGACTACACGGACGCGGTGATGAAGTACCTGCTGGACGGACAGCTCGCGGAGTACCCGAGCTGGCGGAACTACTTCGATGTGGTGGTGACGGCCGCGGGCAAGCCGGGCTTCTTCACGGAGGCGCGCCCGTTCCTGGAACTGGACACGTCCACCGAAGAGGGCCGCTCCCTGGGCGAGGCCACGTCGCTGGACCGGGGCAAGGTGTACTCGGGCGGCAACCTGGCGCGCTTCGAGGAGCTCACCGGCTACCGGGGCGAGCACATCCTCTACGTGGGTGACCACATCTACGGCGACATCCTGAAGTCGAAGAAGTCGTCGCTGTGGCGCACGTGCATGGTGGTGCAGGAGATTGAAGACGAAATCACCTATACGGCCACGCGGCAGAACGAGATTGGCACCCTCACGCAGATGGAGATCCTCCGTGAGCGCCTCGACGATGAGGTCAATCACCACAAGACGCTGCTGAACGTGATGGAGCGCAGGCTGGAGCGAGAGCCCCTCTCCCCCACCGAGCGCGAGTCCCTGGACGAGCAGCGGCGGCAGTTGAAGTCCGAGCTGGACCGGATGCGCCGCGCGCTGAAGGAAGCGACGCACATCGCCGACACCCTCGAGGAGGACGTCGAGGAGGGCTTCAATCCGTACTGGGGCCTGCTCTTCAAGGAGGGCAGCGAGAACAGCCGCTTCGGCTACCAGGTGGAGCAGTACGCGTGCCTCTACACGAGCCGCGTGTCGAACTTCCTGCACCACTCGCCCATGCAGTACTACCGCTCGCCGCGAGACCAGATGCCGCATGAGCAGGCCGGCGCGTTGTCCGCGCGGCTGTCTCCGATGGGCAGCGAAGGTCCGCCCAAGGGCGCGGGGAAGGACTGA
- a CDS encoding response regulator: MDRTRIFVVEDQPQLLKNLLKVLSTFEELDVVGSSQEGEVAVEDIVRVRPQLVLLDLELPGINGIQVTQKVKRQAPEVEILILTSFDDEQKVYEAIQAGASGYLVKRVGPEKIRAGIHEVMAGGTVLEPIIARRFWNYFQSVQAKPATPEKKADNPWKLTPTEFEVLRFVAKGLSNAEVGQVMTLERRTVRTHLSHIYRKMGVNSHVEAVVMALREGVVDL, encoded by the coding sequence ATGGACCGCACTCGAATCTTCGTCGTCGAGGACCAGCCCCAGTTGCTCAAGAACCTGCTCAAGGTGCTGAGCACGTTCGAGGAGCTGGACGTCGTGGGCAGCAGCCAGGAGGGTGAGGTGGCGGTGGAGGACATCGTCCGCGTCCGTCCGCAGCTCGTGCTGCTGGACCTGGAGCTGCCCGGCATCAACGGCATCCAGGTGACGCAGAAGGTGAAGCGTCAGGCGCCGGAGGTGGAGATCCTCATCCTCACCTCGTTCGACGACGAGCAGAAGGTCTACGAGGCCATCCAGGCGGGGGCCTCCGGCTACCTGGTGAAGCGCGTGGGGCCGGAGAAGATTCGCGCCGGCATCCACGAGGTGATGGCGGGGGGCACCGTCCTGGAGCCCATCATCGCCCGCCGCTTCTGGAACTACTTCCAATCCGTCCAGGCAAAGCCCGCCACGCCCGAGAAGAAGGCGGACAACCCCTGGAAGCTGACGCCCACCGAGTTCGAGGTGCTGCGCTTCGTGGCCAAGGGGTTGTCCAACGCGGAGGTGGGGCAGGTGATGACGCTCGAGCGGCGGACGGTCCGGACGCACCTGTCGCATATCTACCGGAAGATGGGCGTCAACTCCCATGTGGAGGCGGTGGTGATGGCCCTGCGTGAAGGTGTCGTGGACCTGTAG
- a CDS encoding PHP-associated domain-containing protein — translation MLIDLHAHSHLSKGCELDPRAVLERAALFGLDGVAFTETNTQDGCDELFEIGAKSKVKVFVGLELLTDRGQYLCFFPKPELAPEPVQMWGSNREKPWSAAECLPKVKALGAAIIAARPFDRDSAHPAMDYVRSLNVLSAVEGYNARVKQTANDLAVEAAEALKLPCTGGSDARSSLDEVGRGATFFKNPVTTQAQLVAELLKGDFWPVMAGELPRLTRPGEAQAARKQGGGGNKRRRGRR, via the coding sequence ATGCTCATCGACCTGCACGCCCATTCCCACCTGTCCAAGGGGTGCGAGTTGGACCCTCGCGCCGTGTTGGAACGGGCCGCGCTGTTCGGCCTGGACGGGGTGGCCTTCACCGAGACCAACACCCAGGACGGCTGCGATGAGCTGTTCGAGATTGGCGCCAAGTCGAAGGTGAAGGTCTTCGTCGGGCTGGAGCTCTTGACGGACCGGGGACAGTACCTGTGCTTCTTCCCCAAGCCGGAGCTGGCCCCGGAGCCCGTGCAGATGTGGGGCAGCAACCGCGAGAAGCCGTGGAGCGCCGCCGAGTGTCTGCCCAAGGTGAAGGCCCTGGGCGCCGCCATCATCGCGGCCCGGCCGTTCGACAGGGATTCCGCACACCCGGCCATGGACTATGTCCGCTCGCTCAACGTGCTGAGCGCGGTGGAGGGCTACAACGCCCGGGTGAAGCAGACCGCCAATGACCTGGCCGTGGAGGCCGCGGAGGCGCTGAAGCTCCCCTGCACGGGAGGCAGCGACGCCCGGAGCTCCCTGGATGAAGTGGGTCGGGGTGCCACGTTCTTCAAGAACCCGGTGACGACGCAGGCCCAGCTGGTGGCAGAGCTGCTCAAGGGCGACTTCTGGCCGGTGATGGCCGGAGAGCTGCCCCGGCTGACCCGCCCGGGTGAGGCCCAGGCGGCCCGGAAGCAGGGTGGCGGCGGCAACAAGCGTCGTCGCGGCCGCCGGTAG